A genome region from Glutamicibacter arilaitensis Re117 includes the following:
- the ygfZ gene encoding CAF17-like 4Fe-4S cluster assembly/insertion protein YgfZ — MTAGYRSVLLERAGAVEAGGVDAGVAAHYGAPTREARKLAEGKAIADLSHFDVVEIRGEDRQSWLDTLSSQRISTLKPGQSTQTLLLSVQGRIEHEMKVLATEDRLLLIAEPGAGAGLVQFLNSMRFMLRVEVNDLSATHGVLAATRTIDTAGSLIWQNPWPGISEGGWAYSREDHPGKERAWFMHIIELDKLCEAVAEEELAGMMAVEALRIAAWEPRFGAEIDDKTIPHELDWLRTAVHMDKGCYKGQETVARVHNIGHPPRRMVFLDLDGSMHTLPATGAEVKLGERTVGRITSATLHYEAGPIALAVIKRNVDPEAVLTIVDGETNYPASQEVIVATDAGQVAGRFTGFLRTPPQG, encoded by the coding sequence ATGACTGCTGGATACCGTTCGGTCCTGCTCGAACGCGCTGGTGCTGTGGAAGCTGGCGGTGTTGACGCTGGTGTTGCAGCTCATTATGGTGCTCCAACCCGCGAAGCCCGCAAGCTTGCTGAAGGCAAGGCCATCGCTGACCTGAGCCACTTCGACGTCGTTGAAATCCGTGGTGAAGACCGCCAGAGCTGGCTCGATACGCTCAGCAGCCAGCGCATTTCCACCTTGAAGCCGGGGCAGAGCACCCAGACGCTTCTGCTCTCGGTCCAGGGACGCATTGAGCATGAAATGAAGGTGCTGGCCACCGAGGACCGCCTGCTGCTGATTGCTGAACCCGGTGCCGGGGCGGGCCTGGTGCAGTTCTTGAACAGCATGCGCTTCATGCTGCGTGTTGAGGTTAATGACCTGAGTGCAACCCATGGCGTGCTGGCGGCAACCCGCACCATCGATACTGCCGGCTCCCTGATTTGGCAGAATCCTTGGCCGGGAATCAGCGAGGGCGGTTGGGCATACTCGCGTGAAGACCACCCGGGCAAGGAACGCGCATGGTTCATGCACATCATTGAGCTGGACAAGCTGTGCGAGGCTGTGGCCGAGGAAGAGCTGGCCGGCATGATGGCCGTCGAGGCTTTGCGCATCGCCGCGTGGGAACCACGCTTCGGTGCCGAGATCGATGACAAGACCATTCCTCATGAGCTGGACTGGCTGCGTACCGCCGTGCACATGGATAAGGGCTGCTACAAGGGCCAGGAAACTGTTGCCCGCGTGCACAATATCGGCCACCCGCCGCGCCGCATGGTGTTCTTGGATCTGGACGGTTCCATGCACACGCTGCCGGCAACCGGTGCTGAAGTGAAGCTGGGGGAGCGTACCGTTGGACGGATTACCTCCGCGACCTTGCACTACGAAGCCGGACCCATCGCGCTGGCAGTTATCAAGCGCAACGTCGACCCGGAAGCGGTCTTGACCATCGTGGATGGCGAAACCAACTACCCGGCCTCGCAAGAAGTCATTGTGGCTACCGACGCAGGACAGGTTGCCGGACGCTTTACCGGGTTCCTGAGAACCCCTCCACAGGGCTAA